The following is a genomic window from Bacteroidia bacterium.
GGGCGAGCCTTTGCTGAATTATAAAAGCGTACTCGAATCGATTGAAAAAATAACTTCGCCGCAAGGCTTAAATATTTCATACCAACGCATTACTGTTTCCACAGCGGGTATCGCTAAAATGATAAAAAAATTAGGCGATGATGGCGTAAAATTTAATTTAGCACTTTCGCTGCACGCCGCGAACGACGAGAAACGCAGCAAAATAATGCCCATCAACGAACAAAATTCTTTGGATGCTTTAACAGAAGCCTTGAATTATTTTTACGAAAAAACCGAAACGCGCATTACTTACGAATACATTATTTTCAAGGATTTTAACGATACTTTGGAAGATGCGCGCGAGTTGGTAGATTTTTGCAAACGTACGCCTTGCAAGGTAAATGTGATTGAATACAATCCGATTGAAAATGGCGAATTTGAACAAACCTCTAACGAACGTTTAGAAGCGTTTACCAATTATTTGGAAAATAATAATGTGATTGTAAATGTGCGCAGAAGTCGCGGAAAAGATATTGATGCGGCTTGCGGACAGCTTGCCAATAAACAGAAAAAATAAATCGCATCAAAAATAACGCTTCGAAAAATTAATTTTTCAAACACTAAAATTCGTAAAATAATTATTTCCGGAAATAGCTAAACGTTTAGTAATTTTGCTTCCGAAAAAATAATTTTTTAACGATGAAATTCGGAACAAAAGCCATCCATGCCGGACAAGAGCCGGATCCAGCTACAGGAGCCATTATGACTCCCATTTATCAAACTTCTACTTACGTGCAAACCTCGCCGGGAAACCACAAAGGCTACGAGTATTCGCGTACGCACAATCCCACGCGCAGAGCCTTAGAAAAAAATTTAGCGGCGCTCGAGAACGGGAAACATGGTTTGTGTTTTGGCAGCGGAATGGCGGCTATTGATACGGTTGCGAAACTTTTAAAACCGGGTGACGAAGTCATTTCTACGAACGATTTATATGGAGGAACGTACCGAATTTTTAC
Proteins encoded in this region:
- the rlmN gene encoding 23S rRNA (adenine(2503)-C(2))-methyltransferase RlmN produces the protein MSETLDKKDIRTLSLEEIEKYFLENGEKKFRAKQVYEWLWQKSVHHFSEMTNLSKTTREWLENNFCINAVEIDSSQISRDRTIKNAFRLYDGNIVEGVLIPTKTRMTACISSQVGCSLTCKFCATGRMERLRNLNADEIYDQVVLIRNEALEKYKTPLTNIVYMGMGEPLLNYKSVLESIEKITSPQGLNISYQRITVSTAGIAKMIKKLGDDGVKFNLALSLHAANDEKRSKIMPINEQNSLDALTEALNYFYEKTETRITYEYIIFKDFNDTLEDARELVDFCKRTPCKVNVIEYNPIENGEFEQTSNERLEAFTNYLENNNVIVNVRRSRGKDIDAACGQLANKQKK